The sequence ACGGCATGAGATCCAAGATCGCACAAAAGTTCACCGATCAGGTTGCCCGAGCCGCCCCGATCGTCACGCAAACACGGATATGTGGGCGTGGACACGGCTGTCCCGACGGACGACACTGTGCGTACCGACCATGACGACACGGCGACAGTTCGGCCACAAGCCGGCAACGACGCTTTGGGGGGTGCGGCCATGCGGGCTAGAAAACGCCGGAACAACACCGGCTCCGACTATCTGAACGACGCCCTCGCGCTGTTGAGCGGCTGGACCCGCGACGGCGTGCAACTGCGCCGTGATCTCGCCTGCGACGACAGCCAGCACGCCGCGCTGACCGAACGGATCAAGGTGGCCGCGGACACGCTGTCGATCCGGCCGAGCATCCGGCGCGTCGACGGCCACACGCAGATCTGCCTGGGTGATCGGGACGGCGAGGCCATCACCGACGGTGACGTAACGCTCGCGGCGCGCATCGAGGATTTCTACCGCACCGTGGTCCAGACCCCGTAGGGCCCGCGACTACGCTGCGCCGCATGACTGACGTCGCATACGACAACAAGGGCCAGCTCGAACAGATCCAGAGCGGCCTGCTCGACGGAGAGACGATCATCGCCGTGTACGACGCGATCGGCGCCGGCACCGGGTTCATCGGCCTGACCGACCGGCGGATCATCATCCAGGACCGGTCCTTCGTCGGAAAGAAATTCGCCATCACCAGCATCCCCTACTCCAAGGTGAGCTCGGTGAGCGTGGTCAGCAACAAGAGCTGGGCCGGCCAGTTCTTCTCCAGCGGCGAAATCGCGATCACCGTCGGCACGCACGTCTACGAGATCGAGTTCCGCGGCTCGGACAAGGCCCACCACGTGCACCAGGTCATCCTGAGCCACGCCGCCTGACGGCTCACCGCCCGCCGACCGCCTGGGTCAGATCCCACACGTAACGGCGGCCGGCGGGTTTCTCGTCGCGCCAGATCACCTCCCACCGGCCGGACGGATCCTGCACCGGCTCGCTGAGCGCGCCGTACCCCTGCCGCTCCTTGACGCTCGGCGGCTGATCGTTCTGGGGGAACGCGAAGGTCACCACGAAGCGGGTGAACGCCGACGGCGTGCCGCTCGCGGTCGGCAGCCGGTCCTCCCAGATCAGCTGGTCCCAGCCGCGCTCGCGCAGCGGGCGCCACAGCCCCAGCGGCCGGTACTCGACCTGCCACTCGGTCGGCGTGGTCATCGCCGGGTCGAAGATCATCCAGACGCGCAGCAGCCGGGTCTGCTCCAGCGGCAGCGCGGTGATCGTGCCGGTGGTCTGCCGGCGCGCCTTGAACGCGATCTCGTCGAGCCGGGCGATCCGGTCGTCGTCGGTCGGGATGATCGGCCGCATGGTCCGGTGGGTGACCAGCGGCTCCGGGGTGGTGACCCGCTTCTCGACGATCCGGTCGCTGTCGTCGTCGTCGCCGACCGTCACGATCACCTCCAGGGTCTCCTGGAAGAGCGGCTTCTCCCGGTCGCTGATCCGCTGGATGGCGTCCAGGTAGTGCTGGTGCCCGGCCCGTTGCAGGGCGAGCGCCTTGGTGGCCTCCTGCAGTTCGGTGCGCAGCTGGCGGATCTTCAGGACGAAGGCGATCTGCCAGAACCGGATGACGAAGTAGAGCAGGCAGGCGAGGAAGGACGCGGTCAACGTCCACTGCGCCGCCCGGTCCGGGATCTCGACCAGCTGCGCGACGCCGGAGGCCAGCCCGATGAGCACGACCAGGACGTTCAGGGTGCCCCTGAACACGGTCTGATACTTGGACGGCGTCGCTGGCATTCTCCCCATGATGCCGAGCGATCCTTACCGGACAAATCCCATCGAAGAGTGACGTGACCCGATCCGGGACCCCTGTTCGGCCTGGCTTTGCGAGCCGTTCGGTGGACGTCACATGCCACTTCGGCCACCGCGCTGGCGGTTACCAACTAGTAACCGTTGCTGGGCGAAATCCGCTCACCGCATGCTACGGGAGTTCACCGCAATCGATCGGTGCCCCCTTGACCCCCGGAGGAGATGCCGGTGCTGGCTCACGTGCAGAAGCCGCTGGCCCCAAGACCCGGCCACGACAGGCTCGGCGGTGATCTCGATCCGGCTCCCGCGGGCGGCGGGGAGGGGGGTCAGCCGCACCGGCTCGCGATGCTCCTCGGCGCCAACACGGTCCTCGCGTTGGCGCTGATGCTGTCCGCGGTGCTGGTCGTGCTGGCGACCGCCGCGCTGCACTGACCCCCGGTCGCGCCGTCAGCGGAAGCTGCCGCCCTCGCCACCACGGGTGCGGGGCCGCTTCGCCATCGTCTTGCCGGTCCGATCGGACATCGCTCTCCTCGACAAACGTTCCCTGGCGCCACCGCCCGGCGGTGGCGCGCCGCCTGACTGCGGGTGACTCCGCAGACTCAAACGGAGTCGATCGCGGTGCGGTTGTGGTCCGCCGGAGAGTCTAGCCGGACAAGATGTTCAGTTCGGATATTCCGGGAGAACCCGGGTTGGCAGCGCGGTCTCGGTCACGCTGCCGTCGGCGGCGCGCCGGAGCTCGTACCCCTGTGGCCCCTCGCGGTCCGCGACCACCTCCACCAGGGACGTGCCGCGGTACACCAGCCCCGCGCCGTCGTCGGTGGCGAAGCCGTCCGGCAGCGTGCCGTCGCCGATCAGCTCGTGCATCTTCGGCCGGCGCTGCTCCTCGGCGTCGTAGTGCACCCCGTTGCTGTACGGCAGCCAGCCCAGTCCGTCGGTGAACCCGCGCAGCCGGAGCCCGAAGCTGTCCGTGCTGCCGCCGGCGTGCCAGCAGATCGAGCCCGCCGAGACGCCGCTCATCACCACGCCGGCCTGCCACGCCTCGTGCAGGATCTCGTCCAGACCGTGCACCCGCCACACCGCGCACAGGTTCGCCACGCTGCCACCGTCCACCCAGATCACGTCCTGGGCCAGCAGGTGCGAGCGGATGTCGTCGACGTTCGGCATCGGGAACAGCTGCAGGTGCGACATGGTGAACCGGGTCCCGGCGAAGGCCGAGTAGAACGCCCCGATCCGGCTGTCGGGGTCACCGGTCGCCTGGGTCAGCACACAGATCTTCGGCGCGGCGCCGGCGTTGGCCAATTCGGCCGCGAAGTGGTGGATCCGGCCGGGCCGGATGTCGAAGTTGCCCCGCCGGCCGCGCTGGAACCCGGCGCTGGTGGCGAGGATCGTGGGAGTTTCCGCCGTCATCGCAACATCATCGCGCAGGCCTCGGTCGTCTCCAGCACAAGATCCGCGGCGATGTCGATGGCCAGCGTGAGCCGCACCGGATCGTTGCCGACCGCGGCGAACGCGGCGTCCACCCGCTCGGCGAACTTCGCCGGCGCGCCGGGCAGCCGCCCGGCCGCGGCCACCGCGCCCTTCTCGTTGATCAGGTACTGGCCGGCCGCGCCGTGCAGCGCGTGCGCGCAGACCCCGGCCAGCCGGAACAGGCACCCGGCGACATAGCCGGTGTCGCATCGGGACACCCCCTTGCGGGCCAGGCCGACCAGGAAGTCGGCCTCCCACAGGCCGGCGACCAGCGCCTCGGCCAACGGTCGCGGATAGACCACGACGCGGCGTCGCAGCGCGGCCAGCTCGCCGGTCGGATCGGCGAGGATGCGACCCAGGGCCAGTTCCCCCGGGTACGCGAAATCCGGGACCCCGAGCGGGTGACCGGCCTGGGTGTGGAACTCGTACCGCCCCTGCTCCGCGTCCGCCCAGCACCGGTGCACCCGGTCCAGGTCCCGGTAGATCCAGTCCACCGGGTGGTCGCCGATCCGCAGCCACCCGCCGCCGTCCACCCACGGCCCCCACTCGCCGGGGGCGGTGACCCGGGCCTGCTCGCCGGCCACCTCGACCGCCAGCTCGCCGAGCCGGCCGGTGTCGAACGGCGCCCGGTAGTACACCCCGAGGTCGGTGTCGGACTCGGGGGTGTGCGCCTGCCGGGCCCGGCTGCCGCCCAGCACCACGCCGACCACCCCGGCCACGGTGGTCAGGCGCTCGGCCATCCCGGTCAGCTCGGCATCGGTGAGAGCCATGCCGCCACCCTATGCCCGCCGGCCGCCCGATTCAGCACTCGGTGGCCGGTTCCCGTCGTACGTCGGCCGGCGCCTCCGGATCGATCACGTCGAGATCCGTACCGGCGGCCGCGTCGCGCTCGGCACCGGCGGCCGCGTCGCGCTCGGCACCGGCGGCCGCGTCGCGCTCGGCACCGGTCTCCGGCGCCGGCGGCGCGGATGCGTCGGCGACCGGCCGGTCCGGCTCGGCCGGGCACGCGGTCCGGCCCAGCGGGACGCAGAGATCCAGCGCGCTGACGCACCGCGGCTCCCGGTGCACGCCGAAGACCACCACCCGCTCCTCCGGCTGCCGGGTGACCGTGGTGTCCAGCACCCGGCGGTCGCTGGGCTTGCCGTCGATCAGGGTGACCAGGTAGCGGACCGTCTCCTCGCCCGGCACGCCCGGGGCCTGCACCTTCCGGATGCCGCGCGGCAGGCTGTGGTCGCGGATCACCCGGGTCTCGAACGGGATGGGCCGGGTCTCCACATCGGTCCGGGTGGTGACCACCGGCCGC is a genomic window of Actinoplanes teichomyceticus ATCC 31121 containing:
- a CDS encoding 4a-hydroxytetrahydrobiopterin dehydratase, coding for MRARKRRNNTGSDYLNDALALLSGWTRDGVQLRRDLACDDSQHAALTERIKVAADTLSIRPSIRRVDGHTQICLGDRDGEAITDGDVTLAARIEDFYRTVVQTP
- a CDS encoding PH domain-containing protein; the protein is MTDVAYDNKGQLEQIQSGLLDGETIIAVYDAIGAGTGFIGLTDRRIIIQDRSFVGKKFAITSIPYSKVSSVSVVSNKSWAGQFFSSGEIAITVGTHVYEIEFRGSDKAHHVHQVILSHAA
- a CDS encoding peptidase E, yielding MTAETPTILATSAGFQRGRRGNFDIRPGRIHHFAAELANAGAAPKICVLTQATGDPDSRIGAFYSAFAGTRFTMSHLQLFPMPNVDDIRSHLLAQDVIWVDGGSVANLCAVWRVHGLDEILHEAWQAGVVMSGVSAGSICWHAGGSTDSFGLRLRGFTDGLGWLPYSNGVHYDAEEQRRPKMHELIGDGTLPDGFATDDGAGLVYRGTSLVEVVADREGPQGYELRRAADGSVTETALPTRVLPEYPN
- a CDS encoding nucleotidyltransferase domain-containing protein; protein product: MALTDAELTGMAERLTTVAGVVGVVLGGSRARQAHTPESDTDLGVYYRAPFDTGRLGELAVEVAGEQARVTAPGEWGPWVDGGGWLRIGDHPVDWIYRDLDRVHRCWADAEQGRYEFHTQAGHPLGVPDFAYPGELALGRILADPTGELAALRRRVVVYPRPLAEALVAGLWEADFLVGLARKGVSRCDTGYVAGCLFRLAGVCAHALHGAAGQYLINEKGAVAAAGRLPGAPAKFAERVDAAFAAVGNDPVRLTLAIDIAADLVLETTEACAMMLR
- a CDS encoding G5 domain-containing protein; translated protein: MPRKSWWARLPFGVRMAAGISALLVVLGGGAAGAAMLAGDEGGQPAVEQALAADPGAARLEESPEIVSREAAAAAPPPRRRVHVPVRPAPPPVAKPARTAAATGAELSRARAEDPADRTGSRQPRSAAPRRRETAAKSSAAARPVVTTRTDVETRPIPFETRVIRDHSLPRGIRKVQAPGVPGEETVRYLVTLIDGKPSDRRVLDTTVTRQPEERVVVFGVHREPRCVSALDLCVPLGRTACPAEPDRPVADASAPPAPETGAERDAAAGAERDAAAGAERDAAAGTDLDVIDPEAPADVRREPATEC